The Oceanicaulis alexandrii DSM 11625 DNA segment TTGCCCAGGGCAGGAGTTCGGGATCGTGGAAATGGGCGATGCGGGGGCGGGCGCGGCGGACGGCGTTATACATGCGGAACGCACCCCGCGTCATGCGCCGCAGCCGCCCGCTCTCGGGTGCGCCAGTGTCGTGTACGATGACGCCGTCGCTTGCCTCGGTGTCGTCGCCCTTTCCGTCCTGAACATAAAGCGCCACGTTGCCTGACCAGACGCGCGCCAGCGTCGCTACTTCCTTAACCCGAATCCGGACGTCGGTGCGGGGGTGGACGGTAGTGAAATGGATTATGGTCGTCATTTTTCACCAACTTTGTGAGGCATTAATGAAAGTAATATCAGAAGAAATAGTAGCCCATGCGTCAGGAATACAGTTATAAAATCTGCACTTGTGAATGCAGTAACCATTACAGTGATCGAGGCACTTATCACAACGAAATGACCGACCTGCCGACCATGCGAATTAAGCAACGACAGTGTTAGTCCAATTAAAGTGCCGTATATTAATACGCCTGCGAGTCCAAAATTTGCAAAACCGCTGCCAATAAAGCCGGTGTTGGCCGACATTGACGCCCTGCCAAAGAAGTTTTCACCAATAAGAAAAGGTGCAGTCGCATCGTAGGGCGAGGTAACAAGCCCCATCGATATTCTTGAGTCACTCCAATGCGTGAAAGGGTTATTAGAGAAAAATTCTATGTAATAGCTGTCGATTAGAGGGGGAACGAAAAACACACGTCTAATAACGAACGTTGTAAATACACCAGCATCTTCTATATCTAGCACGTAATAAAAACAGAATTCTATTATACCGATGAATCCGATCAAAAAAAACAAAATATTTATACAAATACTCAATCCGTAACGCGTAAGAACCGTATGTATAAACAATATTAAAAATGGAGCAACTAACACGGACTTGTGACTTGTAAGCCCGTACATGAGTATTGTAAGGCCTATAAAGAGTACAACACTCCAGCGGCTTCTATAGTGCAAACTCAGCATAACTCCGATTGGGAGCACGACTTTGGATACTGGAGAGTTGATATATGAAAATATAGTTGGCACCCCAGCGGCGGCTTCAAATCGAAAATCGTACACTCTCATGGGATTCAAATTAAACGACTTCCACCCACCGAAGGCGATGATCGTAAATATTGCAGTAAACGCCATGAGTAGCATAATTACCAATATCTGCTTTTTACTTAAAGAGGCTATATTTAGTATTTGAAGTTGTACCCTGCTAAAAAATATACAACAAAAAATGCCAGCCATGACGTAAACGATAAAATCAAACTTTGGATTTCCTATATAGAAATATACCAATGCTGGGCATATGTATAGAAAGTATATAAACTTATGGAAAAATGTAACGACATCGTTTGATTCCTTTATAATGAATGGAAACAAAAACAAAATAGATACTGATAATATAAGTCTTTCTCCTGAAAAATCTCGTGCAAATCCCATATACAAAAAATGCGACGATATTTCTAAGAAGTAAATTATCGATAGGGCTGTGAAAAAGAAAATTCCAGACAACAATGTTACGAACCTGGAGCTTTTCAGTTCCGAGTCGGCGATCTTAAAATCTACCAGGTCAGATTTTCTCATTGTGTTCATTTAATTAGTACCAAAATTATCGCCAGATAAAGCGCATAAAACAAAGCACCAGTAACTGCGTACGTTTCGGAAACCACGTCAGATGCTGTACAAGCCGCTATGATCACAGGCCCAACGCGTACAAACAAACCGAACGCTTGGAGCACCATCGCAACAGCCACATGTCCAGTAACGTGTAGCGCAGAAGAGACGGGCGAGGCCACAAATTGCAGCACGAACCAAGGAGTCATCCACGCGACAAGCCAGCCAGCTCGAGCCCACTCTGCGCCGAAAACTATCGGAAATAGGAATGGAGACACTAGGCCCACCAGGACCAACGGGGGCGCTCCAGCCCGAAACAGCGCCCACATCATCTGACGAGTAAAGATCGAAAGCTTTCCATCACGATGTTTTGCCGGGGCTTCGGCGATAAACACCTGCGCCACCGACGAACCGATCAGCCCCATCGGCAGCCCCATCACACGCATCGCCAGCATTAGGAATCCAGCCTCAGGACCAGCAGCAAGGGCGGCAATCAGAATAACTGGAAGCTGCACTCCGGCGGTGTTGAATAAAGCCTCGGGCACCGACCATATTGGGAACCGACGATAGGTGCGAGACTGCTCAACGATCCGCGCAGCAGTCAATTCGTGCAGCACTTGGCGGTCCTGCCGCAGCAAATCGCGTAGAAGCCCCACTACGCCTAGCCCGCCATAAAGCATATGACCAAATACTAGCCCGAAGGGTGACGCAGCTGCCGCACCGATGGCCACTTGCGTGCCTACTCCGCCAACCGCGCGCGCTATACGAGTGCGTGTAATTAAGCCGAACCGCTTTTTTCTCGAAGACCAATATTGGAGTGCGTTGTACGTTGACGCTAGGAGGACTCCCACTGGGACCATCCACAAATAAGGCGCCAGCATCGGATGACCCAGCAGTGCTGCGGTCAGGCTCGGGACCAGCAGCGTCGGCAGCGCAAGCAAGGCCGAGACCACAAGAGCTGCAATCAGCGCTATTGTCAGCAGAGCCAGTCCGTCAGCGTCGTCTTCGGGGAGCGGGATGGCGATATTGTATCGCAGGCAGGAGACGACCGTCATGATCCCAATGATCGCCACATAGACGGCAAGCAGTGAGAAATCCTCCGGAGAATAAAGCCGGGTCAGCAATGGCAGCGCCAGAACCGCCAAGCCTTGCGCGAAGACCGTTCCGCTGGTCAGCACTCCAACGTGCCGAGCGAACGACCCGGCGCGGAGCCATCGGGCCAGCGCCTGTCTCATTAGCTTCCCACCGCCTGCGACAATGCATCAATCACTTGCTCCGCAGTTGCAGCGCTCATGTATGGATGCATAGGCAAGCTCATTACCTCGTTTGCTGCGCAATCTCCCTCAGGAAGGTGAGCGGTAACATCCTCGACAGCCGGCTGGCGGTTGAGTGGCAGCGGGTAATGAACCGAGGTGGGAATTCCAAAATCTGCTAAGGCCGCTTGTACTGCTACGCGGTTCTGCAAGCGAATGGTGTATTGCGCCCAGGCGCTCTGGCGCTCGTGTGCTAAATGCGGCGTAGGAATACCAAGCGCAGCCAGTGCGACATTATAGGCCTCAGCCAGATTTTGGCGCGCTGCGATCTCGTCGTCCAGAATGGTAAGCTTGGGCAGAAGAATGGCCGCCTGAAGCGTATCAAGTCGTGAGTTTACCCCAACACGTATGTGGTGATACCGCCGGTCCTGCCCGTGGCGCGCGATCTGGCGGATGACTGTGGCCAACTCAGGGTCTGATGTGAAAATCGCGCCGCCGTCTCCGTAGCAACCCAATGGTTTGGAGGGGAAAAAGCTGGTGCAGCCAATTGTCGTCAAGCTGCATGACTTGCGGCCTTTGTACGTAGCGCCAAAGCTTTGTGCGCCGTCCTCAATTACGGGGATCCCATGGCGAGCGGCGATCGCGTTGATCTCATCAAAATCTGCAGGCTGACCATAAAGAGACACCGGAATGATCGCGCGGGTACGCGCGGTGACCGCCGCTTCAAGTCTTGCAGGGTCCAGGTTATAGGTCGCAGGGTCGATATCGATATAGACAGGTCGTGCGCCCAACAGAACCGCGGCTTCGGCCGTTGCGATGTAGCTGAAGCCAGGTGTGATAACCTCGTCGCCCGGACCGACACCCAACGCCATCAAAGCAATCTGAAGCGCGTCGGTCCCATTGGCGCAGGTGATGCAGTGCGCGGCGCCGGTGTAGGCGGCCAGTTTGTCCTCCAGCTCCGCAACCTCGGGCCCGAGGATGTACTGCCCATGCGCCAAAACCCGCGCGATGCCCGCCTCAATCTCGGTCCGAAGACGGTTTTGCTGAGCGTCGAGATCAACAAAGGGGATCATCGCACAGACCTCACAAAGGCGAGCCATTTTTCATGATCTACAGCAAAGTTTCCGGAAACTGTGCAGTTGTTAGGCACATCCTTTGTGACCACAGCGCCAATAGTCACTTGGGAGCTGGAGCCTACTTTTACGCCGTTACTAATAGCGGTGTTTGGGCCGATAAAACTATCGTCGCCGATCTCGACTCGGCCAGACAGCGCTGCGCAGGCAGCAATTCTCACCCTGCTGCCAATCTTGCAATCGTGCGCCACATGCACCTGGCAATCAATCTTTGTATCTGAGTTGATTTCCGTAAAACCCCCAAACGTTGAACGAATTATGGTGGTTTTTGATTGTATATCTACATGGTCTGATAAAGAAACACCGCCTGATTGACTAATTATTTTACGTGGTGACATTGTCATGTTCACCTCGAACGCATCACCAGCGACAACAGCACCAGGACCTATGCTACAAAAAGCGCCAATTATTGATCGTGGTAAAATTACAGCGTTCGGGTGAATGACGCAGCCCTCACCGATTTTAACATCTTTTTCGGCTATATATGCACCTGGATAAATAAATACAGATTGATGTATAATAGTATCAAAGCTCGCCCACTGAAAATTGGGAATAGCTGAGATTTGATCCTGTATTTGAAGTAAAGAATATAGAGGGTTTTCTGTGGTCCCAAGTCCAAATCTTTCCGGAACAGAATCGGCTAGATCTGGCGTTGTTATGATCCCAACGATACCATCAGTAGCAATAGCTTTCTGAATGTGTTCTTGTTTTTGACACGGTACGATACGAGCATTGAGTCTCGTGGGTATTTTCCCTACAAAAGCGAATTCGCAATCGCGAATAATTTTTAGATCAATCGAGTTGGCAAAATGACTCATAGGAAGGGTGCTGCCTGTGAACATCAGGACGTGTTCCCCACAAACGGATGAACCTCACCGGTTCGGTTGATAGGCGCTGTGCGAAGATGGGACACCGTCTCAATAGCCACGCGGTTTTCCTCCAGGCCGAAACCGCGACCGGCTAGAATTTCCTCATAGGAGCGGGTGTGCAGATCAGTGAATCCGCCTGAGAACTCGATCTCCTCACCATCTACAGTGATCGAGCGGTAGGTGCGCTGGCCATTGCTGCGCGGACCATCAGGCACGTCGCCGAGATTGAGCGACAGGAACCAACGCACCCGAGCATGTTCATACTCCAAATAGCCAGCAGCGCGGGTATCCTCTCGCAGGTGCACACGGTTATCCTGCAGCCGACCGAAGATGAAATGCAGCATATCGAAAAAATGTACGCCGATATTCGTGGCGATACCGCCCGATTTTTTCTCGTCACCCTTCCAGCTTTGCAAATACCACTGCCCCCGCGACGTGATGTAAGTGAGGTCCACCTCGTGCTTTGAGCTGTGGGCTTCAGAGGCGACCTTGTCGCGCAGAGCGATAATCGCCGGGTGCACGCGCAATTGCAGAATGGTGTTCACACGTTGCCCGGTGTCAGCCTCGATCTCCTGTAGTTCGTCGATATTCCTGGGTTCGAGCACCAGCGGTTTTTCGCATATGGCGTCAGCCCCCGAGCGCAAGGCAAAGCGCATGTGGCTGTCATGAAGATAGTTGGGTGAGCAGATCGAGACGTGATCAACACTGCCGCCCGCGCGTCGGAGTTTGTCGATGTGGCGATCGAAACGCTCGAATTCGGTAAAGAAGTCCGCGTCGGGGAAAAAGCTATCGATAATGCCCACAGAGTCATTGGGGTCGTAAGCGGCGACGAGAGTGTTGCCGGTGTCACGGATCGCACCCATGTGACGTGGCGCGATGTAACCAGCGGCGCCGATCAAGGCAAAGCGTTTCATGTCTCAAGCCTTCACGATGTTTTCGGCAGCGTCGCGATAAACCCCGCGACTGTCGATGATGAGCGGCGCATGGGTGCGGATCATTTCATAGTCGAATTTTGCATGATCGGTCGTAAGCACAACCGC contains these protein-coding regions:
- a CDS encoding lipopolysaccharide biosynthesis protein gives rise to the protein MRQALARWLRAGSFARHVGVLTSGTVFAQGLAVLALPLLTRLYSPEDFSLLAVYVAIIGIMTVVSCLRYNIAIPLPEDDADGLALLTIALIAALVVSALLALPTLLVPSLTAALLGHPMLAPYLWMVPVGVLLASTYNALQYWSSRKKRFGLITRTRIARAVGGVGTQVAIGAAAASPFGLVFGHMLYGGLGVVGLLRDLLRQDRQVLHELTAARIVEQSRTYRRFPIWSVPEALFNTAGVQLPVILIAALAAGPEAGFLMLAMRVMGLPMGLIGSSVAQVFIAEAPAKHRDGKLSIFTRQMMWALFRAGAPPLVLVGLVSPFLFPIVFGAEWARAGWLVAWMTPWFVLQFVASPVSSALHVTGHVAVAMVLQAFGLFVRVGPVIIAACTASDVVSETYAVTGALFYALYLAIILVLIK
- a CDS encoding LbetaH domain-containing protein, giving the protein MFTGSTLPMSHFANSIDLKIIRDCEFAFVGKIPTRLNARIVPCQKQEHIQKAIATDGIVGIITTPDLADSVPERFGLGTTENPLYSLLQIQDQISAIPNFQWASFDTIIHQSVFIYPGAYIAEKDVKIGEGCVIHPNAVILPRSIIGAFCSIGPGAVVAGDAFEVNMTMSPRKIISQSGGVSLSDHVDIQSKTTIIRSTFGGFTEINSDTKIDCQVHVAHDCKIGSRVRIAACAALSGRVEIGDDSFIGPNTAISNGVKVGSSSQVTIGAVVTKDVPNNCTVSGNFAVDHEKWLAFVRSVR
- a CDS encoding Gfo/Idh/MocA family protein, producing MKRFALIGAAGYIAPRHMGAIRDTGNTLVAAYDPNDSVGIIDSFFPDADFFTEFERFDRHIDKLRRAGGSVDHVSICSPNYLHDSHMRFALRSGADAICEKPLVLEPRNIDELQEIEADTGQRVNTILQLRVHPAIIALRDKVASEAHSSKHEVDLTYITSRGQWYLQSWKGDEKKSGGIATNIGVHFFDMLHFIFGRLQDNRVHLREDTRAAGYLEYEHARVRWFLSLNLGDVPDGPRSNGQRTYRSITVDGEEIEFSGGFTDLHTRSYEEILAGRGFGLEENRVAIETVSHLRTAPINRTGEVHPFVGNTS
- a CDS encoding DegT/DnrJ/EryC1/StrS family aminotransferase, with product MIPFVDLDAQQNRLRTEIEAGIARVLAHGQYILGPEVAELEDKLAAYTGAAHCITCANGTDALQIALMALGVGPGDEVITPGFSYIATAEAAVLLGARPVYIDIDPATYNLDPARLEAAVTARTRAIIPVSLYGQPADFDEINAIAARHGIPVIEDGAQSFGATYKGRKSCSLTTIGCTSFFPSKPLGCYGDGGAIFTSDPELATVIRQIARHGQDRRYHHIRVGVNSRLDTLQAAILLPKLTILDDEIAARQNLAEAYNVALAALGIPTPHLAHERQSAWAQYTIRLQNRVAVQAALADFGIPTSVHYPLPLNRQPAVEDVTAHLPEGDCAANEVMSLPMHPYMSAATAEQVIDALSQAVGS